The Symphalangus syndactylus isolate Jambi chromosome 8, NHGRI_mSymSyn1-v2.1_pri, whole genome shotgun sequence genome includes a window with the following:
- the LOC129487227 gene encoding protein S100-A11 — translation MAKISSPTETEQCIESLIAVFQKYAGKDGYNYTLSRTEFLSFVNTELAAFTKNQQDPGVLDHMMKKLDTNSDGQLDFSEFLNLIGGLAMACHDSFLKAVPSQKRT, via the coding sequence atggcaaaaatctcCAGTCCTACAGAGACTGAGCAGTGCATCGAGTCCCTGATTGCTGTTTTCCAGAAGTATGCTGGAAAGGATGGTTATAACTACACTCTCTCCAGGACAGAGTTCCTAAGCTTCGTGAATACAGAACTGGCCGCCTTCACAAAGAACCAGCAGGACCCTGGTGTCCTTGACCACATGATGAAGAAACTGGACACCAACAGTGATGGTCAGCTAGATTTCTCAGAATTTCTTAATCTGATTGGTGGCCTAGCTATGGCTTGCCATGACTCCTTCCTCAAGGCTGTCCCTTCCCAGAAGCGGACCTGA